In Nonomuraea sp. NBC_00507, the following are encoded in one genomic region:
- the ftsX gene encoding permease-like cell division protein FtsX — protein sequence MRANFIFSEVWIGLRRNLTMTIAVIITVAVGMAMLGVGLMINAQVGLMKGYWGDKVEVSVFLCNKGTAMPACNGKAITQTQIKALEAHIRGTQGVKDVFFENQDTAYQNFQEAYASNPALVKATQVEDMPQSFRIKVADPDNYQPIIQAVQGQPGVSQVTDHKQLIGPFFQMLDKLAFYALGVAITLVLAAALLIGNTVRLSAFNRRRETGIMRLVGASNLYIQLPFVMEGVIAGLIGGVFAAVILIVTKVLLFEELGKFFGDATAQLGWDTVAQTITYTMIIGVFICILASFVTLRRYLRV from the coding sequence ATGCGGGCGAATTTCATCTTCTCCGAGGTCTGGATCGGCCTCCGTCGCAACCTGACCATGACGATCGCGGTCATCATCACCGTGGCGGTCGGAATGGCGATGCTGGGCGTCGGCTTGATGATCAACGCCCAGGTCGGCTTGATGAAGGGCTATTGGGGCGACAAGGTCGAGGTCTCGGTCTTCCTGTGCAACAAGGGGACCGCCATGCCGGCGTGCAACGGCAAGGCGATCACGCAGACCCAGATCAAGGCGCTCGAGGCGCACATCCGGGGCACCCAAGGGGTCAAGGACGTCTTCTTCGAGAACCAGGACACGGCTTACCAGAACTTCCAGGAGGCCTACGCCTCCAATCCGGCTCTGGTCAAGGCCACCCAGGTCGAGGACATGCCGCAGTCGTTCCGCATCAAGGTCGCCGACCCGGACAACTACCAGCCCATCATCCAGGCGGTCCAGGGCCAGCCGGGCGTCTCGCAGGTGACCGACCACAAGCAGCTGATCGGGCCGTTCTTCCAGATGCTCGACAAGCTCGCCTTCTACGCGCTGGGCGTCGCGATCACCCTGGTGCTCGCCGCGGCGCTGCTGATCGGCAACACGGTCCGGCTCTCGGCGTTCAACCGGCGCAGAGAGACGGGCATCATGCGGCTGGTCGGCGCGTCCAACCTCTACATCCAGCTGCCGTTCGTCATGGAGGGCGTGATCGCGGGCCTGATCGGTGGCGTGTTCGCCGCGGTCATCCTGATCGTGACCAAGGTCCTGCTGTTCGAGGAGCTCGGCAAGTTCTTCGGCGATGCGACCGCTCAGCTGGGCTGGGACACCGTGGCGCAGACGATCACGTACACCATGATCATCGGTGTGTTCATCTGTATCCTGGCTTCGTTCGTCACGCTCCGCCGCTACCTTCGGGTGTAG
- the smpB gene encoding SsrA-binding protein SmpB has product MPRETGRKVIAQNKRARHDYHVEDTFEAGLVLQGTEVKSLREGRASLVDGYASIDGNEAWLLNVHIPEYAQGTWTNHAARRKRKLLLHRKEIDKLAAKTKEGGLTIVPLALYFKDGRAKVEIGLARGKKDWDKRQSLAEQQAKREMARALRHRNR; this is encoded by the coding sequence ATGCCACGTGAGACCGGGCGGAAGGTCATCGCCCAGAACAAACGTGCTCGGCACGACTACCACGTCGAAGACACCTTCGAGGCGGGTCTCGTGCTGCAGGGCACCGAGGTGAAGTCGCTCCGCGAGGGCCGCGCCTCGCTCGTCGACGGCTACGCCAGCATCGACGGCAACGAAGCGTGGCTGCTCAACGTGCACATTCCCGAATATGCGCAGGGCACGTGGACCAACCACGCCGCCCGCCGCAAGCGCAAGCTGCTGCTGCACCGCAAGGAGATCGACAAGCTCGCCGCCAAAACCAAGGAAGGCGGGCTCACGATCGTGCCGCTGGCGCTCTATTTCAAGGACGGCCGCGCCAAGGTCGAGATCGGTCTCGCCCGAGGCAAGAAGGACTGGGACAAGCGGCAGTCGCTGGCGGAGCAGCAGGCCAAACGGGAGATGGCCCGCGCCCTGCGCCACCGCAACCGATGA
- a CDS encoding penicillin-binding transpeptidase domain-containing protein has protein sequence MRRLRRTLSATATLAVACTMLTGCFEEPSPHDAVRDFLVGWQTEDYDLAAGRTDGDQATVRKALSDAKLELDAASFRFKIKNLSMNGDESTAAFRAEVDLGENNPLWQYDGMLPLHLVDGAWKVRWSPSVLHPELKQGQRFAVDIDPKPRQPVVDWTGEALQTDSVVYSVGVYPAKLGDQAEEVVARLSEITGYAQDRLLSRIRSSPPDKFVPLVTFGGSLYQKMKPRLDDISEIETQKQDQPVNPDAPRQIVGTVSALTPEYEQKLGGPQRAGDSVGKSGLQQAYQSYLTGSTQTRVITLDLKTGKQAALLEEWPGRQNVSVQTTIDRGIQAAAEQAVADSDTSALVAVDRKTGEIRAVATHGGMHQEKDALAGKYPAGTAFSIVAADALVRAGMDPKQRLDCPQERTVGGARFVAAGQAAGSTTSATFQDNFAKGCVTALASLARRVEADELRKSAEAFGVGQPWRLPLKSFSGSFPKLSSDADKAKAIAGQNVEVSPLGMALVAAAVSSGTWRSPVLVTDPKSPDPSVETAPITQPAPVPVDPRVLAALRPMMRAGAFGTPAQAGKGKVYGVTATAGDQLTWFVGWQGDVAVAVLSKNYNASAVAGGFFQALQDPS, from the coding sequence ATGAGACGCCTGCGCCGCACGCTCTCCGCGACCGCCACCCTGGCGGTCGCGTGCACGATGCTGACCGGCTGCTTCGAGGAGCCGTCGCCGCACGACGCGGTGCGCGACTTCCTCGTGGGCTGGCAGACGGAGGACTACGACCTGGCCGCGGGACGCACCGACGGCGATCAGGCGACCGTACGCAAGGCCCTGTCCGACGCCAAGTTGGAGCTGGACGCGGCCTCGTTCCGCTTCAAGATCAAAAACTTGAGCATGAACGGCGACGAGTCCACGGCCGCCTTCCGCGCCGAGGTCGACCTGGGCGAGAACAACCCGCTCTGGCAGTACGACGGGATGTTGCCGCTCCACCTGGTCGACGGCGCGTGGAAGGTGCGCTGGTCGCCCTCGGTGCTGCATCCGGAGCTGAAGCAGGGGCAGCGGTTCGCGGTCGACATCGATCCCAAACCGCGCCAGCCGGTGGTCGACTGGACCGGCGAGGCGCTGCAGACCGACTCCGTGGTCTACAGCGTCGGCGTCTATCCGGCCAAGCTGGGCGATCAGGCTGAAGAGGTCGTCGCGAGGTTGTCGGAGATCACGGGATACGCCCAGGACCGGCTGCTGAGCCGCATCCGCTCCTCGCCGCCCGACAAGTTCGTGCCGCTGGTCACGTTCGGCGGCTCGCTCTATCAGAAGATGAAGCCCAGGCTCGACGACATCTCGGAGATCGAGACCCAGAAGCAGGACCAGCCCGTCAACCCCGACGCTCCCCGGCAGATCGTCGGCACCGTCAGCGCGCTCACCCCTGAATACGAGCAGAAGCTCGGCGGCCCGCAGCGGGCCGGTGACTCGGTGGGCAAGAGCGGGCTGCAGCAGGCCTACCAGAGCTACCTGACCGGCTCCACGCAGACGAGGGTGATCACGCTCGACCTCAAGACCGGCAAGCAGGCCGCCCTGTTGGAGGAGTGGCCGGGCCGGCAGAACGTGTCGGTGCAGACCACCATCGACCGCGGCATCCAGGCGGCGGCCGAGCAGGCGGTGGCCGACAGCGACACGAGCGCGCTGGTGGCCGTGGACCGGAAGACCGGCGAGATCCGCGCGGTGGCCACCCACGGCGGCATGCATCAGGAGAAGGACGCGCTGGCCGGCAAATACCCGGCGGGCACGGCATTCTCGATCGTTGCCGCGGACGCGCTGGTCAGGGCCGGGATGGACCCCAAGCAGCGGCTGGACTGCCCGCAGGAACGCACGGTCGGCGGTGCCAGGTTCGTGGCCGCCGGTCAGGCGGCCGGCAGCACGACGTCGGCCACGTTCCAGGACAACTTCGCCAAGGGCTGCGTCACCGCCCTGGCCTCGCTCGCCCGCCGCGTCGAGGCCGACGAGCTGCGCAAGAGCGCCGAGGCGTTCGGCGTGGGCCAGCCGTGGCGGCTGCCGCTGAAGTCGTTCAGCGGCTCGTTCCCCAAGTTGTCCAGCGACGCCGACAAGGCCAAGGCGATCGCGGGCCAGAACGTCGAGGTGAGCCCGCTGGGCATGGCACTGGTGGCCGCGGCGGTGTCCTCGGGCACCTGGCGCTCGCCCGTGCTCGTCACCGACCCCAAGTCGCCCGACCCGTCGGTCGAGACCGCGCCCATCACCCAGCCCGCCCCTGTGCCCGTTGATCCGCGGGTGCTCGCGGCGCTCAGGCCGATGATGCGGGCCGGCGCCTTCGGCACGCCCGCTCAGGCGGGCAAGGGCAAGGTCTACGGGGTGACGGCGACGGCCGGGGACCAGCTGACGTGGTTCGTCGGCTGGCAGGGGGACGTGGCCGTTGCGGTGTTGTCGAAGAACTACAACGCGTCGGCGGTCGCGGGCGGCTTTTTCCAGGCCCTGCAGGACCCGTCGTGA
- the ftsE gene encoding cell division ATP-binding protein FtsE, with protein MIHFDNVTKVYANQNRPALDHVSVDVDKGEFVFLVGPSGSGKSTFLRLILKEERPNSGAIHVAGKDLARLSNFKVPHLRRRIGCVFQDFRLLPNKNVYENVAFALEVIGKPRRFIRKVVPEVIELVGLEGKAHRMPDELSGGEQQRVAMARAFVNRPMILLADEPTGNIDPATSIGIMKVLDRINRTGTTVVMATHDAAIVDSMRKRVVELEDGKIVRDQSRGVYGQAY; from the coding sequence GTGATCCATTTCGATAATGTCACCAAGGTCTACGCGAACCAGAACCGGCCCGCTCTCGACCACGTCTCCGTTGACGTGGACAAGGGCGAGTTCGTGTTCCTCGTCGGCCCTTCGGGGTCAGGCAAGTCCACGTTCCTGCGTCTGATCCTGAAGGAGGAGCGGCCCAACTCCGGCGCGATTCACGTCGCGGGGAAGGATCTGGCCCGCCTCTCCAACTTCAAGGTGCCGCACCTGCGCCGCCGCATCGGCTGCGTCTTCCAGGACTTCAGGCTCCTGCCGAACAAGAACGTCTACGAGAACGTGGCGTTCGCCCTCGAGGTCATCGGCAAGCCCCGGCGGTTCATCCGCAAGGTGGTGCCCGAGGTCATCGAGCTGGTGGGCCTCGAAGGCAAGGCCCACCGCATGCCCGACGAGCTGTCCGGCGGCGAGCAGCAACGCGTCGCCATGGCCCGCGCGTTCGTCAACCGGCCGATGATCCTGTTGGCCGACGAGCCCACGGGCAACATCGACCCCGCGACGAGCATCGGCATCATGAAGGTGCTCGACCGCATCAACAGGACTGGCACCACGGTCGTCATGGCCACGCACGACGCGGCCATCGTCGACTCCATGCGCAAGCGTGTCGTGGAGCTGGAGGACGGCAAGATCGTCCGTGACCAGTCGCGTGGCGTTTACGGCCAGGCGTACTGA